The following are encoded in a window of Apis mellifera strain DH4 linkage group LG10, Amel_HAv3.1, whole genome shotgun sequence genomic DNA:
- the LOC410235 gene encoding toll-like receptor Tollo, with the protein MEATRVGLAAVLGIVWSLFLNAGPIHGRSITSLEAPSGCEWKKDGEDGEKGLACRVRTIANVASLIGNLSAIQVDSISSLALECSDVLFFESQIDGPHGFFSPLPRLEKLRVDYCKIRYLPAGVFASAHNLRALSLITHNGDWSAMSLELHRDSLRGLAHLQHLDLADNNLWTLPAELLCPVQSLATLNLTRNKLQDIVSLGFSDSAESCTPSLEVLDLSNNDLTTIHDRALTNLRSLTVLKLQENAINAVGDHALAGLTALHSLNVSSNRLVALPPELFSKTRELRELILSNNSLAVLAPGLLDNLDELQILDLSGNELTNRWVNRDTFSRLVRLVILDLSHNALTKIDGHVFKGLYSLQILKLEHNEIETLTDGCFGSLTNLHMLTLSHNRIARFDPAHTIGLTTLNQLFMDANKVRSLHRHVFDNLTGLQDLSLRGNYLTEIPYAVRVLRSLKTLDLGNNHVSRIENDSFVGLGELYGLGLVDNKLENVSREAFAALPALQVLNLANNYIRHVEQSAFAANPVLRAIRLDGNQLTEIRGAFTSLSTLVWLNVSDNKLLWFDYSHLPASIEWLDIHANQISELGNYYAVRNTLRIKMLDASYNQIGEIGEANVPDSVETLFLNNNKIRTVGPATFFQKRSLQKVVLYGNEIRSLDVAAISLQTVPDDAELPQFYIGDNPILCNCTMEWLPRINEMAARLRQHPRVMDLDSVTCEMVHARATPRRPLLSLKSKDFVCRYEAHCFALCHCCDFDACDCEMTCPDNCSCYHDHSWSSNVVDCSNAGYNHVPERIPMDATEIYLDGNELGELGSHVFIGKRRLEVLYLNNSGISGIHNFTFNGVGALRVLHLEDNALRELRGFEFDQLERMSELYLDHNAIATVGNTTFKKMRNLEVLRLDSNRIVNFRPWEALPSVGDSTRTVVALEGNAWSCECGNAAKLRGWLAEHRGDPEKMYCRDGVETLAQAMNRCGDPSTEAVSRGIQEIPLLGGNLVPLLAGALVAVIAISLFVALAFAFRQDVRLWAHARYGLRLGKTSAPPDEERDRLYDGYIVYSERDEDFVSRFLAAELEQSGLALCLHWRDLPPARAQEAVPPAAAAARRIVIIFSPVFLANEWQHAEFRAALRTALESIRPGSRKRRVVVLLATEAPARDPEFQLLLQTCTVVVWGEKRFWEKLRFAMPDSVGKRRDGSKKVNDRNRKPARYTAAPSAGDAWTKPNGVLVAPVHAPTPTPTQSTYVSSASSRTEDEDSGAEHQHQHQHQHGGYSALHAGGARPASLSSRGSHLYSTIPEPPVPTAPPGEVLTHPANPRTYFV; encoded by the coding sequence ATGGAGGCGACACGGGTTGGTTTGGCGGCGGTGCTGGGGATCGTCTGGTCCCTGTTTCTGAACGCGGGCCCGATACACGGGCGCAGCATCACGAGCCTCGAGGCACCGAGCGGGTGCGAGTGGAAAAAGGACGGAGAGGACGGAGAAAAAGGTCTGGCCTGTAGGGTTAGGACTATCGCCAACGTGGCCAGCCTAATTGGCAATCTCTCGGCCATTCAAGTGGACTCGATCAGTTCTTTGGCCTTGGAGTGCAGCGACGTGTTGTTCTTCGAGAGCCAGATAGACGGGCCGCACGGATTCTTCTCCCCCCTGCCCCGTTTGGAGAAGCTCCGCGTGGATTATTGCAAGATCCGCTATCTGCCAGCCGGCGTTTTCGCGTCCGCGCACAATTTGCGCGCTTTGTCGTTGATCACGCACAACGGGGACTGGTCGGCGATGAGTTTGGAGCTTCACAGGGATTCCTTGCGCGGTCTCGCGCATCTGCAACACCTCGACCTGGCCGACAACAATCTGTGGACGCTCCCGGCCGAGTTGCTGTGCCCGGTGCAGAGCCTCGCCACGTTGAATCTGACGCGCAACAAGTTACAGGACATCGTTTCCCTCGGGTTCTCCGACTCGGCCGAATCCTGCACCCCGAGCCTCGAGGTGTTGGATCTGAGCAACAACGATCTAACCACGATCCACGATCGCGCGCTCACCAATCTGCGCAGCCTGACGGTGTTGAAGCTCCAAGAGAACGCGATCAACGCCGTTGGCGACCACGCTCTGGCCGGTTTGACCGCGTTGCACTCCCTCAACGTGTCCAGCAACCGTCTGGTCGCGTTGCCGCCCGAACTCTTCTCCAAGACGAGGGAACTGAGAGAGCTGATACTCAGCAACAACTCGTTGGCGGTGTTGGCCCCCGGCTTACTGGACAATCTGGACGAGTTGCAAATATTGGATCTGAGCGGGAACGAGTTGACGAATCGTTGGGTGAACAGGGACACGTTCTCGAGGCTGGTCCGCCTCGTGATTCTCGATCTGTCGCACAACGCGCTCACCAAGATCGACGGCCACGTGTTCAAAGGATTGTACAGCCTGCAAATATTGAAGCTGGAGCACAACGAGATCGAGACGTTGACGGACGGTTGTTTCGGCTCGCTGACCAACCTGCACATGCTCACCCTGTCCCACAATCGGATCGCGAGATTCGACCCGGCCCACACGATCGGCCTCACCACCCTCAACCAACTGTTCATGGACGCGAACAAAGTGAGATCCCTTCACCGCCACGTGTTCGACAATCTGACCGGCCTCCAAGACCTGTCCCTGAGGGGCAACTATCTGACCGAGATCCCGTACGCGGTGCGCGTGCTACGCTCGTTGAAAACGCTCGACCTCGGGAACAACCACGTGTCCAGGATCGAGAACGACTCGTTCGTCGGGCTGGGCGAGTTGTACGGATTGGGACTGGTCGACAACAAGCTCGAGAACGTGTCGCGCGAGGCGTTCGCCGCCCTGCCCGCGTTGCAAGTGTTGAATCTGGCCAACAATTACATCCGCCACGTGGAGCAGAGCGCTTTCGCGGCGAATCCCGTGTTGCGCGCCATCAGGCTGGACGGGAACCAGTTGACGGAGATCCGGGGCGCGTTCACCAGCCTCTCGACCCTCGTCTGGTTGAACGTGTCCGACAACAAGCTGCTGTGGTTCGACTACAGCCATCTACCGGCGAGCATAGAATGGCTGGACATACACGCGAATCAGATAAGCGAGCTGGGCAATTATTACGCGGTGCGGAACACGCTGCGTATAAAGATGCTGGACGCGAGTTACAACCAGATCGGGGAGATCGGGGAGGCGAACGTGCCCGACAGCGTGGAGACCCTGTTCCTCAACAACAACAAGATACGAACGGTGGGGCCTGCGACCTTCTTCCAGAAGAGGAGCCTTCAGAAGGTGGTGTTGTACGGGAACGAGATAAGGAGTCTGGACGTGGCCGCGATATCCCTGCAAACCGTACCGGACGACGCCGAGCTGCCGCAGTTCTACATAGGCGACAACCCGATCTTGTGCAACTGCACGATGGAATGGTTGCCGAGGATCAACGAGATGGCGGCGCGGCTACGCCAGCACCCGCGGGTCATGGACCTCGACTCGGTCACGTGCGAGATGGTGCACGCCCGCGCCACCCCGAGGCGGCCGTTGCTCTCGTTGAAGTCGAAGGACTTCGTGTGCCGTTACGAGGCCCATTGTTTCGCCCTGTGCCACTGCTGCGACTTCGACGCGTGCGACTGCGAGATGACCTGCCCCGACAACTGCTCGTGCTACCACGACCACAGCTGGTCGAGCAACGTGGTCGACTGCTCGAACGCCGGCTACAACCACGTCCCCGAGAGGATCCCGATGGACGCGACCGAGATATACCTGGACGGGAACGAGTTGGGCGAGCTGGGCAGCCACGTGTTCATAGGGAAGCGCCGCCTCGAGGTGTTGTACCTGAACAACAGCGGGATATCGGGGATTCACAATTTCACGTTCAACGGGGTGGGCGCGTTGCGGGTCCTCCACCTCGAGGACAACGCGCTGCGCGAGCTGCGGGGCTTCGAGTTCGACCAGCTCGAGAGGATGTCGGAGCTGTACCTGGATCACAACGCGATCGCCACGGTGGGCAACACCACGTTCAAGAAGATGAGGAACCTCGAGGTGTTGCGGTTGGACAGCAACCGCATCGTCAACTTTCGCCCGTGGGAAGCGTTGCCGAGCGTGGGCGACAGCACGAGGACGGTGGTCGCGTTGGAGGGCAACGCGTGGAGCTGCGAGTGCGGGAACGCGGCGAAACTGCGCGGCTGGCTGGCCGAGCATCGCGGCGACCCCGAGAAGATGTACTGCCGCGACGGCGTCGAGACCCTGGCCCAGGCGATGAACCGTTGCGGGGACCCGTCCACGGAGGCCGTGAGCCGCGGCATCCAGGAGATCCCTCTGCTCGGCGGCAACCTGGTCCCTCTGCTGGCGGGCGCGCTGGTCGCGGTCATCGCCATCTCCCTCTTCGTCGCCCTCGCGTTCGCGTTCCGCCAGGACGTGCGCCTGTGGGCCCACGCCCGTTACGGCCTCCGCCTCGGCAAGACGAGCGCGCCGCCCGACGAGGAGAGGGACCGGCTCTACGACGGCTACATAGTGTACAGCGAGAGGGACGAGGACTTCGTGTCGAGGTTCCTCGCGGCCGAGCTGGAGCAGTCGGGGCTCGCCCTGTGCCTGCACTGGCGCGACCTGCCGCCCGCGAGGGCGCAGGAGGCCGTGCCGCCCGCGGCGGCCGCGGCCAGGCGCATAGTCATCATCTTCTCGCCCGTGTTCCTCGCCAACGAGTGGCAGCACGCGGAGTTCCGCGCCGCGCTGAGGACCGCCCTCGAGAGCATAAGGCCCGGCTCGAGGAAGAGGCGGGTCGTCGTCCTTCTGGCGACCGAGGCGCCCGCCCGCGACCCCGAGTTCCAGCTGCTCCTTCAGACGTGCACCGTGGTCGTGTGGGGCGAGAAGAGGTTCTGGGAGAAGCTGCGGTTCGCCATGCCCGACTCCGTGGGCAAGAGGCGGGACGGCAGCAAGAAGGTGAACGACCGAAATCGGAAACCGGCGCGCTACACGGCCGCCCCGTCGGCCGGCGACGCGTGGACCAAGCCTAACGGCGTCTTGGTCGCGCCGGTGCACGCGCCCACGCCCACGCCCACGCAGTCCACCTACGTGAGCTCGGCGAGCAGCCGCACCGAGGACGAGGACAGCGGCGCCGAGCACCAGCACCAGCACCAGCACCAGCACGGGGGTTACAGCGCGCTGCACGCGGGGGGCGCGAGGCCCGCCAGCCTCTCCTCGAGGGGCAGCCACCTTTACAGCACGATACCGGAACCGCCGGTCCCCACCGCGCCCCCGGGCGAGGTCCTCACGCATCCGGCCAACCCCCGCACTTACTTCGTCTAG